In a single window of the Streptomyces sp. HUAS ZL42 genome:
- a CDS encoding FHA domain-containing protein codes for MQIRLTVVDPLGPPPGPRGRAASCDVLVTAPAGTALAAVASALASAVSGDGGAAASGSGQAVLYAGAERLDTQRCTLGEPPLTDGAMLSLGAPADPEPHPEVDDAPAQLHVVAGPDAGGVHLLHGGQVHVGRSADADIPLDDPDVSRLHCAVTLSPDGRVSVADLGSTNGTTLDGARVPARPVRFAPGSLLRIGESALRLAPPGGPGARVATAPDGEGHVRMAGGGASGEADGAGSGPGVRGTAHTRAQTEGNSAADTTGSAADAAHARVPGGEGAHAGETGHGYGTSAWSGSDAEPDARAHAAGEAPVVPGQGGAPRIESHDDAGTRTAGSGGAQTVAPGTRAPGSTSGPAPAMGVEGTKDIGDTHAGRTGIGPLDDPPTARGPHGSTPYDEGGTAQARETGRRKGTPLRGTDVPPGVRRRGGLSAWARRLAGGRGGTQDTTAREEYDEEAAGATEEPSAVASPLPETWPDPAALLLAALGPGPRLWERGPDHPEALTVRLGTTDRTAPDGSGLLPAVPVTTDLREAGALGLAGPRTRLAGLARAVLAQLAALHSPESLEIVLISTDRSRSAEERTAEWAWLGWLPHLRPGHGQDCRLLLAYDREQAAARTGELLRRLEDHLTENAAGTPGTRISGAPSRGTSAGGPRGATRRPSWALADDDGTDATDGGFPGPYTVVVVDGDPGGADLRKATARLALEGPRAGIHVVCLAETAPASPASPVTDTYEAACAASPTFRECGAVALLSGDVATALRLLRVARAGAEQQHTPDHDPDRTTTRSGPVGHGTVAVVDAVSLAWAERFARALAPLRTDAVAAERHTRVSAPLPQAARLLDELGLARATPASLMARWADAADDKEALGGRARAVLGAGPRGPVVVDLVTEGPHLLIEGPAGSGRTELLRAVVASLAAAERPDRLAVVLMDGRDSVGAGGGHGEGLRICTDVPHVTTHLTANDPVRMREFAQSLSAELKRRTELLGRSDFADWHTHREVSGRMVAQRGASRTAGATGASGATAPVGAGDLEGSSSSTLHLRTSAAARRQTEAAPPLPRLVVVVDDLDALVSPPLGSPGRPAAGSVMRALESVARDGERLGVHLVAAAGAGGRTAESEPARRASSRVTLDAAEAGADEPAVGRGRLAHADGRVTPFQGGRVTGRIPRTATLRPTVVPLDWQRMGDPPARRPVRELGNGPTDLALLASALERAAREVAAAEVPSLL; via the coding sequence ATGCAGATCCGGCTGACCGTCGTAGACCCGCTGGGCCCGCCCCCCGGGCCGCGGGGCCGAGCCGCGAGCTGCGACGTGCTGGTCACGGCGCCCGCGGGCACGGCGCTGGCCGCGGTGGCGTCGGCCCTGGCCTCGGCGGTCTCCGGCGACGGGGGCGCGGCGGCGTCCGGGAGCGGACAGGCCGTGCTGTACGCCGGGGCCGAGCGCCTCGACACCCAGCGCTGCACGCTCGGCGAGCCCCCACTGACAGACGGCGCGATGCTGTCCCTGGGCGCCCCGGCAGACCCCGAGCCGCATCCCGAGGTCGACGACGCCCCGGCCCAGCTCCATGTGGTCGCGGGACCCGACGCGGGCGGCGTTCATCTGCTGCACGGCGGGCAGGTCCACGTCGGCCGCTCCGCCGACGCCGACATCCCGCTCGACGACCCGGACGTCTCGCGGCTGCACTGCGCGGTGACCCTGTCCCCCGACGGCCGCGTGTCCGTCGCCGACCTCGGCTCCACCAACGGCACGACCCTCGACGGGGCCCGCGTGCCCGCCCGCCCGGTCCGCTTCGCCCCGGGCTCCCTGCTCCGCATCGGCGAGTCGGCCCTGCGGCTGGCCCCGCCCGGTGGGCCCGGAGCCCGGGTGGCGACGGCACCGGACGGTGAGGGGCATGTGCGGATGGCCGGCGGAGGAGCGTCCGGTGAGGCGGACGGCGCGGGGTCCGGCCCGGGCGTCCGCGGCACCGCGCACACGCGCGCGCAGACCGAGGGAAACAGCGCCGCGGACACGACCGGGAGCGCCGCGGATGCCGCTCACGCGCGCGTGCCGGGCGGCGAGGGTGCGCACGCCGGGGAAACGGGTCACGGCTACGGGACGTCGGCCTGGAGCGGCTCGGATGCCGAGCCGGATGCCCGGGCGCACGCCGCGGGCGAAGCGCCCGTGGTGCCGGGCCAGGGCGGCGCACCGCGCATCGAGAGTCACGACGACGCGGGGACCCGTACGGCGGGCTCGGGCGGGGCGCAGACCGTGGCGCCCGGCACGCGTGCCCCCGGCAGCACATCGGGACCGGCCCCGGCCATGGGCGTCGAGGGCACCAAGGACATCGGGGACACCCATGCCGGCCGGACAGGGATCGGCCCGCTCGACGACCCGCCCACCGCTCGTGGCCCGCACGGCTCCACCCCCTACGACGAGGGCGGCACGGCGCAGGCACGCGAAACCGGCCGCCGTAAGGGAACCCCCCTCCGGGGCACCGACGTACCACCGGGCGTGCGCAGGCGGGGCGGGCTCTCGGCGTGGGCCCGGCGGCTGGCCGGCGGGCGCGGCGGCACACAGGACACGACCGCGCGCGAGGAGTACGACGAGGAGGCGGCCGGTGCGACCGAGGAGCCGTCGGCCGTCGCCTCCCCACTGCCCGAGACCTGGCCCGACCCGGCGGCGCTGCTGCTCGCGGCGCTGGGCCCCGGGCCCCGGCTGTGGGAGCGTGGCCCGGACCATCCGGAGGCGCTCACGGTCCGGCTCGGCACCACCGACCGGACGGCGCCCGACGGCTCGGGGCTGCTGCCCGCGGTCCCGGTGACCACCGACCTGCGCGAGGCCGGGGCGCTCGGCCTGGCGGGACCGCGTACGCGTCTTGCCGGTCTGGCCCGCGCGGTGCTGGCCCAGCTTGCCGCGCTGCATTCCCCGGAGAGCCTGGAAATCGTCCTGATCAGCACGGACCGCTCCCGCTCCGCCGAGGAACGCACCGCCGAGTGGGCGTGGCTGGGCTGGCTCCCCCATCTGCGTCCGGGCCACGGCCAGGACTGCCGTCTGCTGCTCGCCTACGACCGCGAACAGGCCGCGGCGCGCACCGGCGAACTGCTCCGACGCCTGGAGGACCACCTCACGGAGAACGCCGCCGGCACACCGGGCACGCGGATATCCGGCGCCCCCAGCCGAGGCACCTCCGCCGGCGGCCCGCGCGGCGCCACCCGGCGCCCCTCCTGGGCGCTCGCGGACGACGACGGGACCGACGCGACGGACGGCGGCTTCCCGGGGCCGTACACCGTGGTGGTCGTCGACGGCGACCCCGGCGGCGCCGATCTGCGCAAGGCCACGGCGCGGCTGGCGCTGGAGGGACCGCGCGCCGGAATACACGTCGTGTGCCTCGCCGAGACGGCGCCCGCCTCGCCCGCGTCCCCGGTGACCGACACGTACGAAGCGGCCTGTGCCGCATCGCCCACCTTCCGGGAGTGCGGTGCCGTCGCGCTGCTCAGCGGGGACGTGGCGACGGCTCTGCGGCTGCTGCGGGTAGCGCGGGCCGGGGCGGAGCAGCAGCACACGCCGGACCACGACCCGGACCGCACCACGACGCGCTCCGGCCCCGTGGGTCACGGCACCGTCGCCGTCGTGGACGCCGTTTCCCTCGCCTGGGCCGAGCGGTTCGCGCGGGCGCTGGCGCCGCTGCGTACGGACGCGGTGGCCGCCGAGCGGCACACACGCGTGTCCGCACCGCTGCCGCAGGCGGCGCGGCTCCTCGACGAGCTGGGGCTGGCCCGGGCCACGCCCGCCTCCCTGATGGCGAGGTGGGCGGACGCGGCCGATGACAAGGAGGCGCTCGGCGGGCGGGCGCGTGCCGTGCTCGGGGCGGGGCCGCGCGGGCCGGTCGTCGTGGATCTCGTGACCGAGGGGCCGCATCTGCTGATCGAGGGCCCGGCGGGCAGCGGTCGTACGGAGCTGCTGCGCGCGGTCGTGGCCTCCCTGGCCGCCGCCGAGCGGCCCGACCGGCTGGCCGTCGTCCTGATGGACGGCCGGGACAGCGTGGGTGCCGGCGGCGGTCACGGCGAGGGGCTGCGGATCTGTACCGACGTACCGCACGTCACCACGCACCTCACCGCCAACGACCCCGTCCGTATGCGGGAGTTCGCCCAGTCGCTGAGCGCCGAGCTCAAGCGGCGCACCGAGTTGCTGGGTCGGTCCGACTTCGCCGACTGGCACACCCACCGTGAGGTGTCGGGCCGGATGGTCGCGCAGCGCGGTGCGTCCAGGACGGCGGGAGCGACCGGGGCGAGCGGGGCCACCGCGCCCGTCGGTGCCGGGGATCTCGAGGGGTCGTCCAGTTCCACTCTGCATTTGCGGACCTCGGCGGCCGCCCGTCGGCAGACGGAGGCCGCACCGCCGTTGCCCCGGCTGGTGGTGGTCGTGGACGACCTGGACGCGCTGGTCTCGCCCCCTCTGGGTTCGCCCGGGCGGCCCGCGGCCGGATCCGTGATGCGGGCACTGGAGTCGGTGGCCCGGGACGGGGAGCGGCTCGGGGTGCACCTGGTGGCGGCGGCCGGGGCCGGGGGGCGTACGGCGGAGTCGGAGCCGGCCCGGCGGGCTTCGTCGCGGGTCACGCTCGACGCGGCGGAGGCCGGAGCGGACGAACCGGCGGTGGGCCGGGGCCGCCTCGCCCACGCCGACGGGCGGGTCACGCCCTTCCAGGGCGGGCGGGTCACCGGGCGGATTCCGCGGACGGCGACGCTGCGGCCGACGGTGGTGCCGCTGGACTGGCAGCGGATGGGGGATCCGCCGGCGCGGCGGCCGGTGCGGGAGCTGGGGAACGGGCCTACGGATCTGGCGCTGCTGGCGAGTGCGCTGGAGCGGGCGGCGCGGGAAGTGGCGGCTGCGGAGGTGCCGTCGCTGTTGTAG
- a CDS encoding serine/threonine-protein kinase, with protein sequence MRPVGSKYFLEEPLGRGATGTVWRARQRETAGDEAAVAGRPGETVAIKVLKEELASDPDIVMRFLRERSVLLRLTHPNIVRVRDLVVEGELLALVMDLVDGPDLHRYLRENGPFSPVGAALLTAQIADALAASHADGVVHRDLKPANVLLQQNGGQMHPMLTDFGIARLADSPGLTRTHEFVGTPAYVAPESAEGRPQTSAVDIYGAGILLYELVTGRPPFGGGSALEVLHQHLSAEPRRPSTVPDPLWTVIERCLRKNPEDRPSAENLARGLRVVAEGIGVHANSAQIAAAEGVGALLAPDPAPAAVPGVPGAADPTQVLPHGAPAGAYDPNAATSVLPHTGGPAGAADPTAVLPNRGAADPTAVMPSMPQHQPGQQPGQPEQPHPWQTQLRAARDRNEQTQVQQYLDPSQDPLRRRPQRQVARPQQQPQRPAQQRPQPGYGQQQQPQQYTPPQHQQPQRYAPPPQQQRPQRPAPEPRQPRQRSANPMKIPGLGCLKGCLFTIVILFVAGWLIWELSPLQEWIGTGKSYWEQIGDLFEKVSGWIGELGGSSGGTGGGTGGTN encoded by the coding sequence GTGCGGCCGGTAGGCAGCAAGTACTTCCTCGAGGAGCCGCTCGGCCGCGGCGCCACGGGGACCGTCTGGCGAGCCCGCCAGCGAGAAACCGCGGGCGACGAGGCGGCCGTGGCCGGCCGGCCGGGCGAGACCGTCGCGATCAAGGTCCTCAAGGAGGAGCTCGCGAGCGACCCCGACATCGTGATGCGGTTCCTGCGCGAGCGGTCCGTCCTGCTCCGCCTGACCCATCCGAACATCGTCCGGGTCCGTGACCTGGTCGTCGAGGGCGAACTGCTGGCACTGGTCATGGACCTCGTCGACGGCCCCGACCTGCACCGCTACCTGCGCGAGAACGGCCCCTTCAGCCCCGTCGGCGCCGCACTGCTCACCGCCCAGATCGCCGACGCGCTCGCCGCGAGCCACGCCGACGGCGTCGTGCACCGCGACCTGAAGCCGGCCAACGTCCTGCTCCAGCAGAACGGCGGCCAGATGCACCCGATGCTGACCGACTTCGGCATCGCGCGCCTCGCCGACTCCCCGGGCCTGACCCGCACCCACGAGTTCGTCGGCACACCCGCGTACGTCGCGCCCGAGTCCGCCGAGGGCCGCCCGCAGACCTCCGCCGTCGACATCTACGGCGCCGGAATCCTGCTGTACGAGCTGGTCACCGGCCGCCCCCCGTTCGGCGGCGGCTCCGCCCTCGAGGTCCTGCACCAGCATCTGAGCGCCGAACCGCGCCGCCCGTCCACGGTCCCCGACCCCCTCTGGACGGTCATAGAGCGCTGTCTGCGCAAGAACCCCGAGGACCGGCCCAGCGCCGAGAACCTCGCACGCGGCCTGCGCGTCGTCGCCGAGGGCATCGGCGTGCACGCGAACTCCGCGCAGATCGCCGCCGCGGAGGGTGTCGGGGCCCTTCTCGCCCCCGACCCGGCACCCGCGGCCGTACCGGGCGTCCCCGGGGCCGCCGATCCCACGCAGGTGCTGCCGCACGGGGCGCCCGCGGGGGCGTACGACCCGAACGCGGCGACCAGCGTCCTGCCCCACACCGGGGGCCCGGCCGGCGCCGCCGACCCCACCGCCGTACTGCCGAACCGCGGCGCCGCCGACCCGACGGCCGTGATGCCCTCGATGCCGCAGCACCAGCCGGGGCAGCAGCCCGGGCAGCCTGAGCAGCCGCACCCGTGGCAGACCCAGCTGCGGGCCGCGCGGGACCGCAACGAGCAGACGCAGGTCCAGCAGTACCTCGACCCCAGCCAGGACCCGCTGCGCCGCCGCCCCCAGCGGCAGGTCGCCCGGCCGCAGCAGCAGCCGCAGCGGCCCGCACAGCAGCGGCCGCAGCCCGGCTACGGCCAGCAGCAACAACCGCAGCAGTACACCCCTCCGCAGCACCAGCAGCCCCAGCGGTACGCCCCGCCGCCCCAGCAGCAGCGTCCGCAGCGGCCCGCGCCGGAGCCCCGGCAGCCCCGGCAGCGCAGCGCCAACCCGATGAAGATCCCCGGGCTCGGCTGCCTGAAGGGCTGCCTGTTCACGATCGTCATCCTGTTCGTCGCGGGATGGCTGATCTGGGAGCTGAGCCCGCTGCAGGAGTGGATCGGCACGGGCAAGAGCTACTGGGAGCAGATCGGTGACCTGTTCGAGAAGGTGAGCGGGTGGATCGGGGAGCTGGGCGGGAGCTCGGGAGGCACGGGCGGAGGCACCGGCGGCACCAACTGA
- a CDS encoding serine/threonine-protein kinase, with translation MARKIGSRYAAHQILGRGSAGTVWLGEGPDGPVAVKLLREDLASDEELVGRFVQERTALLGLEHPNVVSVRDLVVDGNDLALVMDLVRGTDLRTRLDRERRLSPEAAVAIVADVADGLAAAHAAGVVHRDVKPENVLLDMQGPLGPGGSHRALLTDFGVAKLIDTPRRTRATKIIGTPDYLAPEIVEGLPPRAAVDIYALATVLYELLAGFTPFGGGHPGAVLRRHVTETVAPLPGIPDELWQLIVQCLAKAPASRLRASELAARLREQLPALAGMPPLDVDEPDVEPAEEEREAPSQEAAPSASVWRGAVPLVPGAKPADSNRDTHTSMRVPGPDELAGGARGTARVPRAAGAPRPGSARHRVAARRRRLALGAGAVVLVAAVGLGTWWATSGDDAGASPQDTKNSAPAAP, from the coding sequence TTGGCACGGAAGATCGGCAGCCGGTACGCCGCCCACCAGATCCTGGGGCGGGGCAGCGCCGGCACGGTGTGGCTGGGCGAGGGGCCGGACGGACCCGTCGCCGTCAAGTTGCTGCGCGAGGACCTCGCCTCCGACGAGGAGCTCGTGGGCCGCTTCGTGCAGGAGCGCACGGCGCTGCTCGGCCTCGAGCACCCGAACGTCGTGTCCGTCCGCGATCTCGTGGTCGACGGGAACGACCTCGCGCTGGTCATGGACCTGGTCCGCGGCACCGACCTGCGCACCCGCCTCGACCGCGAGCGGCGGCTCTCCCCCGAGGCCGCGGTGGCGATCGTGGCCGACGTCGCCGACGGACTGGCCGCCGCGCACGCCGCCGGGGTCGTACACCGGGACGTGAAGCCGGAGAACGTGCTCCTGGACATGCAGGGCCCGCTGGGCCCGGGCGGCTCGCACCGGGCGCTCCTGACGGACTTCGGAGTGGCCAAGCTCATCGACACGCCGCGGCGGACCCGCGCCACGAAGATCATCGGCACGCCGGACTATCTCGCGCCGGAGATCGTGGAGGGCCTGCCGCCCCGGGCGGCGGTGGACATCTACGCACTGGCCACGGTCCTGTACGAGCTGCTGGCCGGCTTCACACCGTTCGGCGGCGGTCATCCGGGGGCGGTGCTGCGCAGGCATGTCACGGAGACGGTCGCGCCGCTGCCCGGGATCCCCGACGAGCTGTGGCAGCTGATCGTGCAGTGCCTCGCGAAGGCGCCGGCCTCGCGGCTGCGGGCGTCCGAGCTGGCGGCACGGCTGCGGGAGCAGCTGCCGGCGCTGGCGGGGATGCCGCCGCTGGACGTGGACGAGCCGGACGTGGAGCCGGCGGAGGAGGAGCGGGAGGCCCCGTCCCAGGAGGCGGCGCCCTCGGCGTCGGTATGGCGGGGAGCGGTGCCGCTGGTGCCGGGGGCGAAGCCGGCCGACTCCAACCGGGACACGCACACGTCGATGAGGGTGCCGGGACCCGATGAGCTGGCCGGAGGCGCGCGGGGGACGGCACGGGTCCCGCGGGCCGCCGGCGCACCGCGCCCCGGCTCCGCCCGGCACAGGGTCGCCGCGCGGCGGAGGCGGTTGGCGCTGGGGGCGGGGGCGGTGGTGCTGGTGGCTGCGGTCGGGTTGGGCACATGGTGGGCGACGTCCGGGGACGACGCGGGGGCGAGCCCCCAGGACACGAAGAACTCGGCACCGGCGGCACCGTGA
- the prfB gene encoding peptide chain release factor 2, whose amino-acid sequence MAVVDVSEELKSLSSTMESIEAVLDLDKLRADIAVLEEQAAAPSLWDNPDEAQKITSRLSHLQAEVRKAEALRGRIDDLAVLFEMAEEEDDPDTRAEAESELTAVKKALDEMEVRTLLSGEYDSREALVNIRAEAGGVDAADFAEKLQRMYLRWAEQKGYKTELIETSYAEEAGIKSTTFSVQVPYAYGTLSVEQGTHRLVRISPFDNQGRRQTSFAGVEVLPVVEQSDHVEIDESELRIDVYRSSGPGGQGVNTTDSAVRITHLPTGIVVSCQNERSQIQNKATAMNVLQAKLLERRRQEEQAKMDALKGDGGNSWGNQMRSYVLHPYQMVKDLRTEYEVGNPEAVFNGEIDGFLEAGIRWRKQQEK is encoded by the coding sequence GTGGCAGTCGTCGATGTATCCGAAGAGCTCAAGTCCCTCTCCTCGACCATGGAGTCGATCGAGGCCGTTCTGGACCTCGACAAGCTGAGGGCAGACATCGCCGTGCTCGAGGAGCAGGCGGCCGCGCCGTCCCTGTGGGACAACCCGGACGAGGCGCAGAAGATCACCAGTCGGCTCTCCCACCTCCAGGCCGAGGTCAGGAAGGCGGAGGCGCTGCGCGGCCGGATCGACGATCTCGCCGTGCTCTTCGAGATGGCCGAGGAGGAGGACGACCCGGACACCCGCGCCGAGGCCGAGTCCGAGCTCACCGCCGTCAAGAAGGCGCTGGACGAGATGGAGGTCCGCACGCTGCTCAGCGGTGAGTACGACTCCCGTGAGGCGCTCGTCAACATCCGCGCCGAGGCCGGTGGCGTCGACGCCGCCGACTTCGCGGAGAAGCTGCAGCGGATGTACCTGCGCTGGGCGGAGCAGAAGGGCTACAAGACCGAGCTCATCGAGACGTCGTACGCGGAAGAGGCCGGCATCAAGTCGACCACCTTCTCCGTGCAGGTGCCGTACGCCTACGGCACCCTCTCCGTCGAGCAGGGCACGCACCGCCTCGTGCGCATCTCGCCCTTCGACAACCAGGGACGCCGCCAGACCTCCTTCGCCGGCGTGGAGGTACTCCCCGTCGTCGAGCAGTCCGACCACGTCGAGATCGACGAGAGCGAGTTGCGCATCGACGTCTACCGGTCCTCCGGACCGGGCGGTCAGGGCGTCAACACGACCGACTCCGCGGTGCGCATCACGCATCTGCCCACCGGCATCGTCGTCTCCTGCCAGAACGAGCGGTCGCAGATCCAGAACAAGGCCACCGCGATGAACGTCCTCCAGGCCAAGCTGCTCGAGCGGCGCCGGCAGGAGGAGCAGGCCAAGATGGACGCGCTCAAGGGCGACGGCGGCAACTCCTGGGGCAACCAGATGCGGTCGTACGTGCTGCACCCGTACCAGATGGTCAAGGACCTGCGCACCGAGTACGAAGTCGGCAACCCCGAGGCCGTGTTCAACGGCGAGATCGACGGCTTCCTCGAGGCCGGGATTCGCTGGCGCAAGCAGCAGGAGAAGTAA
- a CDS encoding LPXTG cell wall anchor domain-containing protein, with protein MTKKTRIRVARIAAGAVIAAGASLTAAGAASALDLGVSLSADTADDDPICDIVADPTCPEAPPTSPDTPPTDPGVPTDPGVPSDPGVPTAPNTPTQAPPTTEQPTGNPTEGNGNGNGNGNGNGNGNGGGNSNTDPDGGSNDNSAQEEGSSALTDTGSSETSAQGSGGELAETGAAQTTFLLVGAATMIAGGVGFRVLPRLMGGRGGAAA; from the coding sequence ATGACGAAGAAGACGCGCATCCGTGTCGCGCGCATCGCCGCCGGCGCGGTGATCGCCGCCGGCGCCTCACTGACGGCCGCGGGCGCGGCATCGGCTCTCGACCTCGGTGTCTCGCTGAGCGCTGACACGGCTGACGACGACCCGATCTGCGACATCGTCGCGGATCCGACGTGCCCGGAAGCGCCGCCGACCAGCCCGGACACGCCGCCGACCGACCCGGGCGTCCCGACCGATCCGGGCGTCCCGAGCGACCCGGGTGTCCCGACCGCCCCGAACACTCCGACCCAGGCACCGCCTACCACCGAACAGCCCACCGGGAACCCGACCGAGGGCAACGGGAATGGGAACGGCAACGGCAATGGCAATGGCAACGGGAACGGTGGCGGCAACAGCAACACCGACCCCGACGGCGGCAGCAACGACAACTCCGCCCAGGAGGAGGGCTCCTCGGCCCTGACCGACACCGGTTCTTCCGAGACCTCCGCCCAGGGCAGCGGCGGCGAGCTCGCCGAGACCGGCGCCGCGCAGACCACCTTCCTGCTGGTCGGCGCCGCCACGATGATCGCCGGCGGTGTCGGCTTCCGTGTGCTGCCGCGCCTCATGGGCGGCCGCGGCGGTGCGGCTGCCTGA
- the ftsE gene encoding cell division ATP-binding protein FtsE, translating to MIRFDNVSKVYPKQTRPALRDVSLEVEKGEFVFLVGSSGSGKSTFLRLILREERCSHGQVHVLGKDLARVSNWKVPHIRRQLGTVFQDFRLLPNKTVAENVAFAQEVIGKSRGEIRKSVPQVLDLVGLGGKEERMPGELSGGEQQRVAIARAFVNRPKLLICDEPTGNLDPQTSVGIMKLLDRINRTGTTVVMATHDQNIVDQMRKRVIELEQGRLVRDQARGVYGYQH from the coding sequence GTGATCCGATTCGACAATGTCTCCAAGGTCTACCCCAAGCAGACCCGCCCCGCACTCAGGGATGTGTCCCTGGAAGTGGAGAAGGGCGAGTTCGTGTTCCTCGTGGGGTCCTCCGGCTCCGGAAAGTCCACCTTCCTGCGGCTGATCCTCCGCGAGGAGCGGTGCAGCCACGGTCAGGTGCACGTTCTGGGCAAGGACCTCGCGCGCGTCTCCAACTGGAAGGTGCCGCACATCCGGCGCCAGCTGGGGACGGTCTTCCAGGACTTCCGCCTCCTGCCGAACAAGACGGTCGCCGAGAACGTCGCCTTCGCGCAGGAGGTCATCGGCAAGTCGCGCGGCGAGATCCGCAAGTCCGTGCCGCAGGTACTCGACCTGGTCGGGCTCGGCGGCAAGGAGGAGCGGATGCCCGGTGAGCTGTCCGGTGGTGAGCAGCAGCGCGTGGCCATCGCGCGGGCCTTCGTCAACCGGCCCAAGCTGCTCATCTGCGACGAGCCCACCGGCAACCTCGACCCGCAGACCTCCGTCGGCATCATGAAGCTGCTCGACCGGATCAACCGGACGGGCACGACCGTGGTGATGGCGACGCACGACCAGAACATCGTGGACCAGATGCGCAAGCGCGTCATCGAGCTGGAACAGGGCCGACTCGTCCGCGACCAGGCACGCGGCGTCTACGGCTACCAGCACTGA
- the ftsX gene encoding permease-like cell division protein FtsX: protein MRAQFVVSEIGVGLRRNLTMTFAVIVSVALSLALFGGSLLMSDQVTTMKGYWYDKVNVSVFLCNKSDAESDPNCAKGAVTEDQKKGILADLDKMSVVQKVTYESQDDAYKHYKEQFGDSPLASSLTPDQMQESYRIKLKDPEKYQVIATAFDGRDGVQSVQDQKGILDNLFGLLNGMNWAARAVMALMLVVALMLIVNTVRVSAFSRRRETGIMRLVGASGFYIQAPFIAEAAVAGLIGGTVACGFLVVARYFIIDHGLALSEKLNLINFIGWDAVLTKLPLILATSLLMPALAAFFALRKYLKV from the coding sequence ATGCGCGCCCAGTTCGTAGTCTCCGAGATCGGTGTCGGTCTCCGCCGCAACCTGACGATGACGTTCGCGGTCATCGTCTCCGTCGCCCTGTCCCTGGCCCTCTTCGGCGGTTCGCTGCTGATGAGCGACCAGGTCACCACGATGAAGGGCTACTGGTACGACAAGGTCAACGTCTCGGTCTTCCTCTGCAACAAGAGCGACGCCGAGTCCGACCCCAACTGCGCCAAGGGCGCGGTCACCGAGGACCAGAAGAAGGGCATCCTCGCCGACCTGGACAAGATGTCGGTCGTCCAGAAGGTGACGTACGAGTCGCAGGACGACGCGTACAAGCACTACAAGGAGCAGTTCGGCGACTCCCCGCTGGCCAGCTCGCTCACGCCGGACCAGATGCAGGAGTCGTACCGCATCAAGCTGAAGGACCCGGAGAAGTACCAGGTCATCGCGACCGCCTTCGACGGGCGTGACGGCGTGCAGTCCGTGCAGGACCAGAAGGGGATCCTCGACAACCTCTTCGGACTGCTCAACGGCATGAACTGGGCCGCGCGGGCCGTCATGGCGCTCATGCTCGTCGTCGCGCTCATGCTGATCGTCAACACCGTGCGTGTCTCCGCGTTCAGCCGACGGCGTGAGACCGGGATCATGCGCCTTGTCGGCGCCTCCGGCTTCTACATCCAGGCGCCGTTCATCGCGGAGGCCGCGGTCGCCGGACTCATCGGCGGCACGGTCGCCTGCGGGTTCCTGGTGGTCGCCCGGTACTTCATCATCGACCACGGTCTGGCCCTGTCCGAGAAACTGAATCTGATCAACTTCATCGGCTGGGACGCCGTTTTGACGAAGCTTCCGCTCATCCTGGCGACCAGCCTTCTGATGCCGGCGTTGGCCGCGTTCTTCGCGCTGCGCAAGTACCTCAAGGTGTGA